TTCCGATCACCGCACCTTGGGGATCGATTCCAGTGAGCCGGGTCAGAGCATCTTGCGCGTTGCCGACCAGACGCCATTCGAGATTTTGGCCGAACGCGCCGGCCTCGTTCAGAATGCCGGATTGCGGCCCGCCCTTCGGAATGTCACGCTCCGCCACGGCCATTCACCCGTGCGACCGCGTCGTCACCGTGGAACCCGGCCGCGTGCCGCGCAACGGAACGAAACGACTCATCAGCACCTTCCTCGTTGTCGTTTTTCCTTGCGCCGCACTCAATGATCCGGGAAGCCGTCGGCCGTCCAATTCGCCAACACACGCTCCTGCAGTTCGCGCGAGTAGTTGTGCGCGAAAGAGCAGCGGACTGGCATCCGGTCGCCCCATTCGTCCGGGGGGAGGCAGTTGTAGACAACCTTCGTCGTGCGCCCGCCTTGCTTTTCGCTCGACTCGAGAAACGCCACGAGCGGACTGGTGGCCTCCTTGTCGAAGGCGATTTCACCATGGACGGGGTGGCAGCGTGTTGCGAATGCCCAGACGAGCTCGGCGGTGTTCGTGGGATCGATATCGTCGTTCAGCACCAGGATCTTCGGAATGACGGCGCCATATTTTGATTTTTCGAACACGAGCGTGCCGATCTCGCGGCAGAGCCGCTCCGCGTCGTAGCCGAGATTTCGCCGGCAATCCGCCGGCACGGTCACGGCGAGCCAGTGTTGAGCACTTTCAAGCGGCACCCAGGCCATGGTGGCGGGAATCCCGGCGGCGCGAATCTCCGCAAGCAATTCGGCGGCACTCGGAATGCCTTGGGCAGTGTGGTCCTCCTCAATCGGCTCGCCGGCGGCGACGACCGGCAGGATCGGGTCGTTGCGATGCGTGATCGCCGTCACGTGATAGACGGGTTTCGGGCTGCCTCCGCCGGGCCAGAGATAACCCGCATACTCGCCCATCGGGCCTTCCATTGCAGTTTCGGTGTCGGAAAGGTGGCCTTCGATGACGATCTCGGCTGTTGCAGGAACCTCGAGATCGACGGTTTCGCAGCGCACCACCTCGACCGGCTTGCCGAAATAGGCGCCCATGTAGTCGACCTCGCTCACATGCGCGGGGATTGGCATACTCGAGACGAACGGCGCGAAGGGCGGGCCGCCCTGGAACATCGCGAAGGGCATGGGCT
This window of the Alphaproteobacteria bacterium genome carries:
- a CDS encoding UbiD family decarboxylase, which gives rise to MGSENSRGARPRFLTSLRDYLDELARIGELVRVEREVDWNLEIGAIIRRCYETGAPAALFQRIKGIERGFRVLGAPAGVSRRRDRYFARIALSLGLDAGASGRDIVEALVEARQRPGIKPRRIPTGPCKENVLTGEAANLMRLPVPLIHDGDGGRYINTWGTVVARTPDGTWTNWGIARVMLLDGRRMTGIVHPLQHLGQIHGMWKALGKPMPFAMFQGGPPFAPFVSSMPIPAHVSEVDYMGAYFGKPVEVVRCETVDLEVPATAEIVIEGHLSDTETAMEGPMGEYAGYLWPGGGSPKPVYHVTAITHRNDPILPVVAAGEPIEEDHTAQGIPSAAELLAEIRAAGIPATMAWVPLESAQHWLAVTVPADCRRNLGYDAERLCREIGTLVFEKSKYGAVIPKILVLNDDIDPTNTAELVWAFATRCHPVHGEIAFDKEATSPLVAFLESSEKQGGRTTKVVYNCLPPDEWGDRMPVRCSFAHNYSRELQERVLANWTADGFPDH